From Rhodopseudomonas palustris, a single genomic window includes:
- a CDS encoding bifunctional acetate--CoA ligase family protein/GNAT family N-acetyltransferase — MSTYRLSTLLSPGAVAVVGASPRPASLGRAILTNLREAGFKGAIGVVNPRYPEIGGFKTVDSLARLSFVPDLIVITAPPRSVAKVVAEAGELGVAGAIIISSEMGRGKGSYAEAANRAARKSGIRLIGPNCLGIMIPGANLNASFAAHMPRRGNLALISQSGAIAAGMVDWAAVKEIGFSGIVSIGDQLDVDIADMLDFYAADLETRAILLYIEAVTDARKFMSAARAAARVKPVVVVKSGRMAHGAKAAATHTGAFAGADAVYEAAFRRAGMLRVYDLRELFDCAETLGRVSAPRGKRVAILTNGGGIGILAVDRLVELGGEPATLSADLHKKLDAILPTSWSGFNPIDITGDADAERYSATLSMLLADPDNDAVLVMNVQTAVASPRDIAREVIRVVGEERVRRTLFKPVFAVWVGAEEAVTHAFDAASIPNYPTEDDAVRSIMNMVRYREAGQLLTEVPPSLPKDFDPDTESARAIVEKALREKRSWLDPLEISGLFAAYQIPMIPTLAATNAEEAVSWASSFLSQGVTVVVKVLSRDIPHKSDIGGVVLNLTSVEAVRVAVDEILARAARLRPDARLDGVMVQPMILRPKARELTIGIADDPTFGPVIAFGQGGTGVELIDDRSLALPPLDLPLAESLIGRTRVSKLLGAYRDVPEVKRSAVALTLVKLSQMAADLPEIRELDVNPLLADENGVVAIDARVVVREAERKFAGRGNTHFAVKPYPTEWERHLSVKDGWRVLARPIRPDDEPAIHDFLKHVTPEDLRLRFFAAMKEFSHAFIARLSQIDYARAMAFVAFDEITGEMLGVVRIHSDSIYESGEYAILLRSDLKGKGLGWTLMKLIIEYARSEGLHYVCGQVLRENTAMLRMCRDLGFESKTDPSEPDILNVRLPLTEEAARAAKSA, encoded by the coding sequence ATGTCGACCTATCGATTGAGCACTCTCCTGTCTCCCGGTGCGGTCGCTGTGGTCGGTGCCAGTCCTCGCCCCGCATCACTCGGTCGCGCGATCCTCACCAATTTGCGCGAGGCGGGATTTAAAGGCGCGATCGGCGTCGTCAATCCGCGCTATCCGGAGATCGGCGGCTTCAAAACCGTCGATTCCCTCGCGCGGCTTTCGTTCGTTCCCGACCTGATCGTGATCACCGCGCCGCCGCGTTCGGTGGCGAAGGTCGTCGCCGAGGCCGGCGAGCTCGGCGTCGCCGGCGCGATCATCATCAGTTCGGAGATGGGGCGCGGCAAAGGCTCCTACGCCGAAGCGGCGAATCGTGCCGCGCGAAAATCCGGCATCCGCCTGATCGGGCCGAACTGTCTCGGCATCATGATCCCGGGCGCCAATCTCAACGCCAGCTTCGCCGCCCACATGCCGCGCCGGGGCAATCTGGCGCTGATCTCGCAATCCGGCGCGATCGCCGCCGGCATGGTGGATTGGGCGGCGGTGAAGGAGATCGGCTTCTCCGGCATCGTGTCGATCGGCGATCAGCTCGACGTCGACATCGCCGATATGCTCGACTTCTACGCCGCCGATCTCGAGACCCGCGCGATCCTGCTCTACATCGAAGCCGTCACCGACGCCCGCAAGTTCATGTCGGCGGCGCGCGCCGCGGCGCGGGTCAAGCCGGTGGTGGTGGTGAAGTCGGGTCGGATGGCGCACGGCGCCAAGGCGGCGGCGACCCACACCGGCGCGTTCGCCGGCGCCGACGCGGTGTACGAAGCCGCATTCCGCCGCGCCGGCATGTTGCGGGTGTACGATCTGCGCGAACTGTTCGACTGCGCCGAGACTCTCGGCCGCGTCAGCGCACCGCGGGGCAAGCGCGTTGCGATCCTCACCAATGGCGGCGGCATCGGCATTCTGGCGGTCGACCGGCTGGTCGAGCTCGGCGGCGAGCCGGCGACGCTGTCGGCCGATCTGCACAAAAAGCTCGACGCAATCCTGCCGACCTCGTGGTCCGGCTTCAATCCGATCGACATCACCGGTGATGCCGACGCCGAGCGCTATTCGGCGACGCTGTCGATGCTGCTCGCCGATCCGGACAACGACGCGGTCCTGGTGATGAACGTGCAGACCGCGGTGGCGTCGCCGCGGGACATTGCCCGCGAAGTGATCCGCGTGGTCGGCGAGGAACGCGTTCGCCGCACGCTGTTCAAGCCGGTGTTCGCGGTCTGGGTCGGCGCCGAGGAGGCGGTCACCCACGCCTTCGACGCGGCCTCGATCCCGAACTATCCGACCGAGGACGACGCTGTCCGCAGCATCATGAACATGGTGCGCTACCGCGAGGCGGGGCAGCTTCTCACCGAAGTGCCACCCAGCCTGCCGAAGGATTTCGACCCGGACACCGAGAGCGCCCGCGCGATCGTCGAGAAGGCGCTCCGCGAGAAGCGTTCCTGGCTCGATCCGCTGGAGATCAGCGGTCTGTTCGCGGCGTATCAGATCCCGATGATTCCGACGCTGGCGGCCACCAATGCCGAGGAAGCGGTGTCGTGGGCGTCGTCGTTCCTGTCGCAGGGCGTCACCGTGGTGGTGAAGGTGCTGTCGCGCGACATTCCGCACAAGTCGGACATCGGCGGCGTCGTGCTCAACCTCACCAGCGTCGAAGCGGTCCGCGTCGCGGTCGACGAGATTCTGGCGCGCGCCGCCAGGCTGCGGCCCGATGCACGGCTCGACGGCGTGATGGTGCAGCCGATGATCCTGCGGCCGAAGGCACGCGAACTCACCATCGGCATCGCCGACGATCCGACCTTCGGTCCGGTAATCGCCTTCGGCCAGGGCGGCACCGGCGTCGAGCTGATCGACGACCGCTCGCTGGCACTGCCGCCGCTCGACCTGCCACTCGCGGAATCGCTGATCGGACGCACCCGGGTTTCGAAGCTGCTCGGCGCTTATCGGGACGTGCCCGAAGTCAAGCGCAGCGCGGTGGCGCTGACGCTGGTGAAGCTGTCGCAGATGGCGGCCGATCTGCCGGAGATCCGCGAGCTCGACGTCAATCCGCTGCTCGCCGATGAAAACGGCGTGGTGGCGATCGACGCTCGCGTCGTGGTGCGAGAGGCGGAGCGCAAATTCGCCGGCCGTGGCAACACGCATTTCGCGGTGAAGCCGTACCCGACCGAATGGGAGCGGCATCTGTCCGTGAAGGACGGCTGGCGGGTGCTGGCGCGGCCGATCCGCCCCGACGACGAGCCGGCGATCCACGACTTCCTCAAGCACGTCACGCCGGAGGATCTGCGCCTGCGGTTCTTTGCGGCGATGAAGGAGTTCAGCCACGCCTTCATCGCCCGGCTGTCGCAGATCGACTACGCCCGCGCGATGGCGTTCGTGGCGTTCGACGAGATCACCGGCGAAATGCTCGGTGTCGTCCGAATTCACTCCGACTCGATCTACGAGAGTGGCGAATACGCGATCCTGCTGCGTTCCGACCTGAAGGGCAAAGGGCTGGGCTGGACGCTGATGAAACTGATCATCGAGTATGCCCGCTCCGAGGGCTTGCACTACGTCTGCGGTCAGGTTCTTCGCGAGAACACTGCGATGCTGCGGATGTGCCGTGACCTCGGCTTCGAGTCCAAGACCGACCCCTCCGAGCCGGACATCCTCAACGTCCGGCTGCCGCTGACCGAGGAAGCCGCCCGCGCCGCCAAGTCGGCGTGA
- a CDS encoding CBS domain-containing protein yields MYKFLEATVADHMTRAVKAVSRELTMRELEDKFEHDDFNAYPVVEDQRVIGMVTKYDFLNCFAFHPTQMLPHYDDLMNRTVGDIMSADFLYVHSDTKLTRVLQLMVEHQTRSIPVLDADRKLDGIISREDVIKALASFTKVR; encoded by the coding sequence TTGTATAAGTTTCTAGAGGCAACCGTTGCCGACCATATGACGCGAGCGGTGAAGGCCGTATCGCGTGAACTGACCATGCGCGAGCTGGAGGACAAGTTTGAACACGACGACTTCAACGCCTATCCGGTGGTGGAGGATCAGCGTGTCATCGGCATGGTGACAAAGTACGATTTCCTGAATTGCTTCGCCTTTCACCCGACCCAGATGCTGCCGCACTATGACGATCTGATGAATCGGACGGTCGGCGACATCATGTCGGCGGACTTCCTCTACGTGCACTCCGATACCAAGCTCACCCGGGTATTGCAGTTGATGGTCGAGCATCAGACCCGCAGCATCCCCGTGCTCGACGCCGATCGCAAGCTGGACGGTATCATCTCGCGCGAGGACGTCATCAAGGCGCTTGCGAGTTTCACCAAGGTTCGCTGA
- a CDS encoding AAA family ATPase has translation MTKPTTEPAVSQQEVLGFLGGLRCPDGTPVVQIDTHGAAVFLQGNRVLKIKRAIKFPFLDYSTLQKRHRACEQELAVGRRFAPAIYRRVVPICRSVSGALEIDGDGPVVEWAVEMSRFDESRTLDHLASAGPLGPELVDAIADAIAASHRAAPLAATVPWIASIEPILADNSSELADGGFDADDVAAIDQSSRAALAKLRGLLERRGAAGFVRWCHGDLHLANIVVIDDKPTLFDAIEFDPAMASVDVLYDLAFPLMDLLHYGRGSDSTQLLNRYLAVTADDNVDALAALPLLLSMRAAIRAKVMLARPAADEPTRRANRAGAESYFNLTLRLIAPPPARLVAVGGLSGTGKSVLARMLSGHVAPLPGAVVLRSDIVRKRLFGAADTERLPAAAYAADVTDKVYRSLADRAGQILKQGHSVIVDAVFSKPEERHAIEAVATGHAVPFHGLFLTADIGTRIARVAGRVGDASDATPEIVRQQQSYASGEIGWTTIDASGTPAETLARALTALPQNDQVCST, from the coding sequence ATGACAAAGCCAACGACAGAGCCCGCCGTCTCCCAGCAGGAAGTGCTCGGTTTCCTCGGCGGCCTGCGATGCCCCGACGGCACCCCCGTGGTGCAGATCGACACCCACGGCGCCGCCGTCTTCCTGCAGGGGAACCGGGTGCTGAAGATCAAGCGAGCGATCAAGTTCCCGTTCCTCGACTATTCGACGCTGCAGAAGCGCCATCGCGCCTGTGAGCAGGAACTCGCGGTGGGGCGACGATTCGCTCCCGCGATCTATCGCCGGGTGGTCCCGATCTGCCGATCAGTCAGCGGCGCGTTGGAAATCGACGGGGACGGGCCCGTGGTGGAATGGGCGGTCGAGATGAGCCGGTTCGACGAAAGCAGGACGCTGGATCATCTCGCCAGCGCCGGCCCGCTCGGTCCCGAACTGGTCGACGCGATCGCCGATGCGATCGCGGCCTCGCACCGTGCAGCGCCGCTGGCCGCCACCGTGCCGTGGATCGCCTCGATCGAACCGATCCTGGCCGACAACAGCAGCGAACTCGCCGACGGCGGGTTCGACGCGGACGACGTCGCGGCCATCGACCAGAGCAGCCGCGCCGCGCTCGCGAAGTTGCGCGGATTGCTGGAACGGCGCGGCGCCGCAGGGTTCGTGCGGTGGTGCCATGGCGATCTTCACCTCGCCAATATCGTGGTGATCGACGACAAGCCGACATTGTTCGACGCGATCGAGTTCGATCCGGCGATGGCGTCGGTCGATGTCCTGTATGACCTCGCCTTCCCGCTGATGGATCTGTTGCACTACGGCCGCGGCAGCGACTCCACACAACTTTTGAACCGCTACCTCGCAGTAACGGCCGACGACAATGTCGATGCGCTGGCGGCGCTGCCACTGCTGCTGTCGATGCGTGCCGCGATCCGCGCCAAGGTGATGCTGGCGCGGCCCGCCGCCGACGAGCCGACCCGGCGCGCCAATCGGGCCGGCGCCGAATCCTATTTCAACCTGACGCTGCGGCTGATCGCGCCGCCCCCTGCCCGGTTGGTCGCGGTCGGCGGCCTGTCGGGAACCGGCAAATCAGTGCTAGCGCGAATGCTCTCCGGCCATGTCGCACCGCTGCCGGGCGCAGTGGTGCTGCGATCGGATATCGTCCGCAAGAGGCTGTTCGGCGCGGCCGACACCGAACGGCTGCCGGCCGCCGCCTACGCGGCGGATGTCACCGACAAGGTGTATCGCAGCCTCGCCGATCGCGCCGGCCAGATCCTGAAGCAGGGACATTCGGTGATCGTCGATGCGGTGTTCTCGAAGCCGGAGGAGCGCCACGCGATCGAAGCCGTCGCGACGGGACACGCCGTCCCGTTCCACGGACTGTTTCTGACCGCGGATATCGGCACCCGGATCGCGCGGGTGGCCGGCCGCGTCGGCGATGCCTCGGACGCGACGCCGGAGATCGTCCGCCAGCAGCAGAGCTACGCCTCCGGTGAGATCGGATGGACGACGATCGACGCTTCCGGCACTCCGGCCGAGACGCTGGCCCGCGCGCTGACGGCGCTGCCGCAGAACGATCAGGTCTGCAGCACGTAA
- a CDS encoding PHA/PHB synthase family protein, with translation MLQTSPPAPSAASQQIQPPARHLGPSDSDRTLHATLAPLTGGLSPTALTLAYFDWLSHLFWAPTQRMDLVSDALRRGTQLAEASIGQTAPWSLIAPQPQDRRFSAPEWREPPFNMMAQGFLLAEQWWHDATTNIRGVSEQNEKIVEFATRQMLDVWAPSNFALTNPEVLRRTVSTEGRNLADGFRNWWEDLLELMAHEPKHDFVVGKDVAVTPGKVVYSNKLIELIQYAPATEAVRPEPVLIVPAWIMKYYILDLSPHNSLVKYLTGQGYTVFMISWRNPTAADRDVSLEDYRRLGVMAALDSIGAILPGRPIHAAGYCLGGTLLSIAAAAMGRDGDDRLKSITLFAAQTDFTEAGELTLFINESQVAFLEDMMWNRGVLDTTQMSGAFQMLRSNDLIWSRLVHDYLMGVRSEPNDLMAWNADATRMPYRMHSEYLRKLFLDNDLAEGRYVVDGRPIALSDIHTPMFVVGTQRDHVAPWRSTFKIHLLADAEITFCLTGGGHNAGIVSPPSPKAHGYQVMTKAADGPYVGPDHWLQEAPHAEGSWWVEWLHWLGARSGEPVAPPRMGLPDADAATLPEAPGSYVLQT, from the coding sequence ATGTTGCAGACTTCTCCGCCGGCGCCGAGCGCCGCTTCCCAGCAAATTCAGCCGCCCGCCAGACACCTCGGTCCGAGCGACAGCGACCGCACTCTGCATGCGACACTGGCGCCGCTGACCGGCGGGTTGTCGCCGACGGCGCTGACGCTCGCCTATTTCGACTGGCTGTCGCATCTGTTCTGGGCACCGACGCAGCGGATGGATCTCGTCAGCGATGCGCTGCGCCGTGGGACGCAGCTCGCCGAAGCCTCGATCGGCCAGACCGCGCCGTGGTCGCTGATCGCTCCGCAACCGCAGGATCGCCGCTTCAGTGCGCCGGAATGGCGCGAGCCGCCGTTCAACATGATGGCGCAGGGATTTCTGCTGGCCGAGCAGTGGTGGCACGACGCTACCACCAACATTCGCGGGGTCTCGGAGCAGAACGAGAAGATCGTCGAATTCGCCACCCGGCAGATGCTCGACGTGTGGGCGCCGTCGAACTTCGCCCTCACCAATCCGGAAGTGCTTCGCCGCACCGTGTCGACCGAGGGCCGCAACCTCGCCGACGGCTTCCGCAACTGGTGGGAGGATCTGCTCGAGCTGATGGCGCACGAGCCGAAGCACGATTTCGTCGTCGGCAAGGATGTCGCGGTCACCCCCGGCAAGGTGGTGTACAGCAACAAGCTGATCGAGCTGATCCAATACGCGCCCGCGACCGAAGCGGTGCGGCCCGAGCCGGTCCTGATCGTGCCGGCCTGGATCATGAAGTACTACATCCTCGACCTGTCGCCGCACAATTCGCTGGTGAAGTATCTCACCGGGCAGGGCTACACCGTGTTCATGATCTCGTGGCGCAATCCGACCGCCGCGGATCGCGATGTCTCGCTCGAAGACTATCGCCGCCTCGGCGTGATGGCGGCGCTCGACAGCATCGGCGCCATCCTGCCGGGACGCCCGATCCATGCGGCGGGCTATTGCCTCGGCGGCACGCTGCTGTCGATCGCGGCCGCGGCGATGGGGCGCGACGGCGACGACAGGTTGAAATCGATCACGCTGTTCGCCGCACAGACCGATTTCACCGAGGCCGGCGAACTGACATTGTTCATCAACGAGAGTCAGGTCGCGTTCCTCGAGGACATGATGTGGAACCGCGGCGTGCTCGACACCACCCAGATGTCCGGCGCATTCCAGATGCTGCGCTCCAACGACCTGATCTGGTCGCGGCTGGTGCACGACTATCTGATGGGCGTGCGCTCCGAGCCGAACGATCTGATGGCATGGAACGCCGACGCCACCCGGATGCCGTATCGGATGCATTCCGAATATCTGCGCAAGCTGTTCCTCGACAACGATCTCGCCGAGGGCCGCTATGTCGTCGACGGCCGCCCGATCGCGCTGTCCGACATCCACACGCCGATGTTCGTGGTGGGAACGCAGCGCGACCACGTCGCCCCTTGGCGATCGACCTTCAAGATCCACCTACTGGCGGATGCCGAGATCACCTTCTGCCTGACCGGCGGCGGCCACAATGCCGGCATCGTCTCGCCGCCGTCGCCGAAGGCGCACGGTTATCAGGTCATGACCAAGGCGGCCGACGGCCCCTATGTCGGGCCGGATCACTGGCTGCAGGAGGCCCCGCACGCCGAGGGATCGTGGTGGGTCGAATGGCTGCATTGGCTCGGCGCCCGCTCGGGCGAGCCGGTCGCACCGCCGCGGATGGGGCTGCCGGATGCCGATGCCGCGACTTTGCCCGAGGCGCCGGGCAGTTACGTGCTGCAGACCTGA
- a CDS encoding universal stress protein, with amino-acid sequence MTYSTVMVALAFDQPSACRLSIAAELAERFESRLLGIAASELSPPVYYMSGPQAERLMMQGLATIKQRLAELEAEFRHAMSGHTRELEWRSAIEQPSRYIVQQARAADLVVCGAGAPNILSDPFAVADPADLVMEIGRPLLVVPPNVCRIDLSSVLVAWKDNPEARRAIVASLPLLRQASRVTVVEIVESEEDDGRAAALAGVHDVVDWLSRHRIHAVGEVPEPAGEVSRQITDVARRVGAGVVVAGAYGRSRFREWILGGVTQHLLEQTSRCAFLAR; translated from the coding sequence ATGACATACTCGACGGTGATGGTCGCGCTCGCGTTCGACCAGCCCAGCGCGTGTCGTCTCAGCATCGCGGCGGAGCTGGCTGAAAGGTTCGAGTCGCGCCTGCTTGGTATCGCGGCGTCCGAACTCAGTCCGCCGGTCTACTACATGTCCGGACCGCAGGCCGAGCGGCTGATGATGCAGGGACTGGCGACCATCAAACAGCGGCTCGCCGAGCTGGAGGCCGAATTCCGCCACGCCATGAGCGGGCATACCCGCGAGCTGGAATGGCGCAGCGCGATCGAGCAGCCGTCGCGCTACATCGTGCAGCAGGCGCGTGCCGCGGACCTCGTGGTGTGCGGTGCGGGTGCGCCGAACATCCTGAGCGATCCGTTCGCGGTGGCCGACCCGGCCGATCTGGTGATGGAGATCGGCCGCCCGCTGCTGGTGGTGCCGCCCAATGTGTGCCGGATCGATCTGTCGAGCGTGCTGGTGGCATGGAAAGACAATCCGGAGGCGCGGCGCGCGATCGTGGCGTCGCTGCCGCTGCTGCGCCAGGCCAGCCGCGTCACCGTCGTCGAGATCGTCGAGAGCGAGGAGGACGACGGCCGCGCCGCCGCGCTCGCCGGCGTGCACGATGTCGTCGACTGGCTGTCGCGGCACCGCATTCACGCGGTCGGCGAGGTGCCAGAGCCGGCCGGCGAGGTGTCGCGACAGATCACCGACGTCGCCCGCCGGGTCGGCGCCGGGGTCGTGGTTGCCGGAGCCTATGGACGTTCGCGCTTCCGCGAATGGATCCTCGGCGGCGTCACCCAGCATCTGCTGGAGCAGACCTCGCGTTGCGCGTTCCTGGCACGCTAG
- a CDS encoding universal stress protein, with amino-acid sequence MPSDIVVHIPADRPADGVVACAVSVAKAFDAHLDGIVCTYQPINPAIMVGASAAYYAAATQHNTDSDEAAARLDQFEIAARAAGVTHGARSICDTPVLANQALSEISRLYDLTVLMQPDRARPGHQDPLPEAVLFSSGKPMLMVPYIHTGPLTFDRVLICWDGGRPAARAVHDAMPFLGRAQTIDVVAVNEDEDVVGQASSNALLAHLLRHDLAATGHQLTAAPGNIHNTILSFAADSGANLLVMGGYGHSRLREFILGGVTRGIFKSLTLPALISH; translated from the coding sequence ATGCCGAGTGACATCGTCGTCCACATCCCGGCCGATCGACCGGCCGACGGTGTCGTCGCCTGCGCCGTCTCGGTCGCCAAAGCGTTCGACGCGCATCTGGACGGCATCGTCTGCACCTATCAGCCGATCAATCCGGCCATCATGGTCGGCGCCTCGGCGGCGTACTACGCCGCCGCCACCCAGCACAACACCGACTCCGACGAAGCCGCCGCCCGGCTCGATCAGTTCGAGATCGCCGCGCGCGCCGCCGGCGTGACCCACGGCGCGCGCTCGATCTGCGATACGCCGGTGCTGGCCAATCAGGCGCTGTCGGAAATCTCGCGGCTGTACGATCTCACCGTGCTGATGCAGCCGGACCGCGCCAGGCCCGGCCATCAGGATCCGCTGCCGGAAGCCGTGCTGTTCAGTTCCGGCAAGCCGATGCTGATGGTGCCCTATATCCACACCGGCCCGCTCACCTTCGACCGCGTGCTGATCTGCTGGGACGGCGGGCGTCCCGCGGCGCGCGCGGTTCACGACGCCATGCCGTTCCTCGGCCGGGCGCAGACCATCGACGTCGTCGCCGTCAACGAGGACGAGGATGTCGTTGGGCAGGCCTCGTCGAACGCCCTGCTGGCGCATCTGCTGCGTCACGATCTGGCCGCGACCGGCCACCAGCTCACCGCCGCTCCCGGCAACATCCACAACACCATCCTGTCGTTCGCCGCCGACAGCGGCGCCAACCTGCTGGTGATGGGCGGATACGGCCATTCGCGGCTGCGCGAATTCATCCTCGGCGGCGTCACCCGAGGCATCTTCAAGTCGCTGACCTTGCCCGCGCTGATCTCGCATTGA
- a CDS encoding CBS domain-containing protein — MRAHQIMTRQVVTIGPEASIVDAANAMIDNHISGLPVVDDDGKLIGIISEGDFIRRAEIGTERKRGRWLRMLLGPGTCAGDFVHEHGRKVGEVMTRHPYTVTEETSIETIVKLMEKHHVKRFPVMRGDLLVGIVTRKNLLRAVADLARQAPEPNAADDKIRDRIIAEIDRNDWRPFGLSVLVRDGVVHLNGVITEERSRQAAIVVAENVCGVREVHDHLCWVDTMSGFYLNSPEDDRAAKKAS, encoded by the coding sequence ATGCGCGCTCATCAGATCATGACGCGGCAGGTGGTGACGATCGGACCCGAGGCCTCGATCGTAGACGCCGCCAACGCGATGATCGACAATCACATCAGCGGCCTGCCGGTCGTCGACGACGACGGCAAGCTGATCGGGATCATTTCCGAAGGCGACTTCATCCGCCGCGCCGAGATCGGCACCGAACGCAAGCGCGGAAGGTGGCTGCGGATGCTGCTCGGCCCCGGCACCTGCGCCGGCGACTTCGTCCACGAGCACGGCCGCAAGGTCGGCGAGGTGATGACCCGGCACCCCTATACGGTGACCGAGGAAACCTCGATCGAGACCATCGTCAAGCTGATGGAGAAGCATCACGTCAAGCGTTTCCCGGTGATGCGCGGCGATCTGTTGGTCGGCATCGTCACCCGCAAGAATCTGTTGCGCGCGGTCGCCGATTTGGCGCGTCAGGCTCCCGAGCCGAACGCGGCGGACGACAAGATCCGCGACCGGATCATCGCCGAGATCGATCGCAACGACTGGCGCCCGTTCGGCCTCAGCGTGCTGGTGCGGGACGGCGTGGTGCACCTCAACGGCGTGATCACCGAGGAGCGGTCCCGGCAGGCCGCGATCGTGGTCGCGGAGAACGTCTGCGGGGTGCGCGAGGTGCATGATCACCTGTGCTGGGTGGACACCATGTCGGGCTTCTACCTGAATTCGCCGGAGGACGACCGGGCCGCCAAGAAAGCGAGCTGA
- the fixL gene encoding sensor protein FixL, with protein sequence MTEPAPPSTELLARDRRLQQGIDGYGVGTWELNLATRELACSATARKLLGVPADAPLTYDTFISLVDPDDREQIALALQQSIEHGDKIDVMYRVAEKDRPSHWLRARGGIVHEDGASYLCGIVLDIDQQKVLEQELRLQQGQLRSILDTVPDAMILIDGRGIMRFFSRAAERMFGMSEREAIGQNISVLMPRPDATRHDQYIDRYNVSGERHIIGIGRIVTGQRKDGSTFPIHLSIGEMESGGERYFTGFIRDLTEYQQTQARLHELQAELVHVSRLTAMGEMASALAHELNQPLSAISNYMKGSRRLLAGSTDPNTVKIESAMERAAEQALRAGQIIRRLRDFVARGESEKRVESLAKLIEEAGALGLTGAREQGVVLRFNLDPAHDLVLVDRVQIQQVLVNLFRNALEAMANSAKKELSAANARVADDMVEVTVSDTGSGLPEQVKAKLFQTFFTTKETGMGVGLSISRSIIEAHGGRMWAETNSAGGATFRFTLPLAPVGDMTDA encoded by the coding sequence GTGACCGAACCAGCCCCACCGTCGACCGAACTCCTTGCGCGTGATCGCCGTTTGCAGCAGGGCATCGACGGGTACGGCGTCGGCACCTGGGAGCTCAATCTCGCCACCCGGGAATTGGCCTGTTCGGCGACCGCGCGCAAGCTGTTGGGCGTGCCGGCCGACGCTCCCCTCACCTACGACACCTTCATCTCCCTGGTCGATCCAGACGATCGGGAGCAAATTGCCCTCGCACTGCAGCAATCAATCGAGCACGGCGACAAGATCGACGTGATGTACCGGGTGGCGGAGAAAGACCGTCCCAGCCATTGGCTGCGCGCCCGCGGCGGCATCGTCCACGAGGACGGTGCCTCCTATCTTTGCGGCATCGTGCTCGACATCGATCAGCAGAAGGTGCTCGAGCAGGAGCTGCGGCTGCAACAGGGGCAGCTCCGCTCGATCCTCGACACCGTGCCGGACGCGATGATCCTGATCGACGGCCGTGGCATCATGCGTTTCTTCTCGCGCGCGGCGGAGCGGATGTTCGGCATGTCCGAGCGCGAAGCGATCGGACAGAACATCAGCGTGTTGATGCCCCGCCCCGACGCCACCCGCCACGACCAGTATATCGACCGCTACAACGTCTCCGGCGAGCGCCACATTATCGGCATCGGCCGGATCGTCACCGGCCAGCGCAAGGACGGCAGCACGTTTCCGATCCACCTGTCGATCGGCGAAATGGAATCCGGCGGCGAGCGCTATTTCACCGGCTTCATCCGCGATCTCACCGAGTATCAGCAGACCCAGGCGCGGCTGCACGAGTTGCAGGCGGAACTGGTGCACGTCTCGCGGCTGACCGCGATGGGCGAGATGGCCTCGGCGCTGGCGCACGAATTGAACCAACCGCTGTCGGCGATCAGCAACTACATGAAGGGCTCGCGCCGGCTGCTCGCCGGCAGCACCGATCCTAATACCGTCAAGATCGAGAGCGCGATGGAGCGCGCCGCCGAGCAGGCGCTGCGCGCCGGCCAGATCATCCGGCGGCTGCGCGATTTCGTCGCGCGCGGCGAATCCGAGAAGCGGGTCGAAAGCCTCGCCAAGCTGATCGAGGAGGCCGGCGCGCTCGGGCTCACCGGTGCCCGCGAACAGGGCGTGGTGCTCCGCTTCAATCTCGATCCGGCGCACGATCTGGTGCTGGTCGACCGGGTCCAGATCCAGCAGGTTCTGGTCAATCTGTTTCGCAATGCGCTGGAAGCGATGGCGAATTCCGCTAAGAAGGAATTGTCGGCGGCCAACGCCCGCGTCGCCGACGACATGGTCGAGGTTACTGTCTCGGATACCGGCAGCGGTCTGCCGGAGCAGGTCAAGGCCAAGCTGTTTCAGACGTTCTTCACCACCAAGGAAACCGGAATGGGGGTCGGACTTTCGATCAGCCGTTCGATCATCGAGGCGCATGGCGGCCGGATGTGGGCAGAAACCAACAGCGCCGGCGGCGCGACGTTCCGTTTCACGCTGCCGCTGGCGCCCGTCGGGGATATGACTGATGCCTAA